The Coccidioides posadasii str. Silveira chromosome 2, complete sequence genomic interval GGTGGACAAAGCTTGGGATGAGTGGAACGGGCGGGACGGTTGCTATTTGGGGAGAAGATGGATTCGATTTGGCTActtgttttgttttggaAACGGTGCGGAATTTGCTAATATGAAATCCAATTGGATTAATAGGCTCGAAATGGGATCCTAAGCCGGGTGAACCCCAGGGAAAGATCTTGCCATATGATGGTCAGTGGTCAGCCCCATCCCCTTTTTGGTATCTAAATAACGATCCTTGGGGAGCCTATCCATAACTAATGTTTTCGTCCTTTCAATTTGCAGAAATCAAAACCGAAGCCGATCTTATTGGTCCAGGTGCCGAGCCTGGTACCATTGGTACCGATCTTGAGCAGTCTACCGGTTTGGAGAGATTAGAACTTTTGGGAAAGATGGAGGGCGTCGATATCTTCAACATGAAGCCATTGGATGCTTCCAGACTAGGTTCGTGACAGCTTTTTTGAGTCTTGCGCGGCCCAGGATGCGACGATTGTCTTTATGTACGGTTTTTGGTCTTGAGGGATATCAGTCGCTAAACGGACTTTACTCCTCTTTTCCCATAGGAACTCTCGATAACCCCATCCTCGTCAAGTCCGGTGGTCCCGAACAATACGTCGGCTGCACTGGTTATCCAGCCGATTCCCATAACGTCATCTGGCTCACGGTAATTTCACCTCATATACACAGAACTTCTTTTTCCCGTGGATAGCGCTTATATATCCCTTCTACTAGGTCTCCCGTGATCGACCACTTGAGCGATGCTCTGAATGCGGTAACTGCATCAAGATGGACTACATCGGACCCAAGGAGGACGACCGTAAGTAATCCTGTCGGAAGCACACGCACACGCACCTAGATTTGATGTTCTTATTGCGACTTGCAGCCCTCACACTGACTCTTCGTTATCTTGCAGACCACCATGCCGAGGTTTACGAGCCCAAGACTATGGCCGACTATGTCAAGCCTGAGTATTGGTATAGATGATTCAGTTGTGAGGCGGAACCTAGGCTTAACCTTCGCAGTACATAAGTCTATTATCACCTCCCCTCCACTTCTGTTCAAAGTTCTCTTGGCCCCCTTCCACACATCACAACATCTTCCTAGTTGTTCGCATTTGTAGAATAATTGAACAATCTCTGTGTCAAAATACTGCTACAACACCTGTTCAGTTTCAAAGTCATAGGCGTGGGAATGTGTCTTTCAAGTGCCAGCATTTTGGAGCAGGTTTAAGAGCACAGTTGTCTCCCAAAAAGTATGCCAAACGCTTGCAGTTGGTTTTGAATGTGCTGTGGTCAAGGCCAACCCTTAGCTTTCAAGCACCTTGTAAATATGAAGGCACTCAGACTTGGGGTGTGCATAGCTCGTTGCTcagttaaaaatatatttgTCCTATCAATCATGAACAGAAGTGGGGGAGTCAAAGAAGTGGAATAAGTGGAGAAGTAAAATGTGAACAGGCTACTCCATATGTTGTAGCAAATGCGAAACAAGTCACTAGTCTCTATATGTTTTATACAGGATTAGGGTGCACATAACTACCAAGTATATCCATGATATTCTCAGAACTTTGTAACGCAAATGTACCCCGTACATCGCGGGGAGACTTGGATATAAAACATATACAACTGGGGTACACAGACATTAAACTTCGCAAACGCTATGAGTACTTAAAAGGTACCGGACGAGGACTATACAGTACATCCGGTCCCCAATTTCGAGCCAATTATGACACTTCAGTAGCCGGGGGATACCTTAGTCAGATCCTGAGTACCTTTCTCCTGCAAAATAATTTATCGGAAACGCCGTCCCAAGCCGCTGGGATAACTTAATCGCAACGACCTCCTATGACCGCCCGGCCACACTCTCTCTTCAAGGTTGCGTTTCAACCCTGGCTACACCCCTGGCCCAGGAACCGCACTGCGCTCGTAAACAGCTGGGATAGATCTGAAAATTTCCCAAAAATGCCTAAATACGAAGGTGTGATCGATCACCAAGCAAGGGTTTCAGGCAATCTATCCCAGGCGCGACATGTCgacctccttttttttttttttgttctccCTCCCCTCTGCATGGTTACAGCATCTATCATGGTCTTCTCATCCTAAAAGTCACCCCAGCCTCTGTCCAATTTAGCCCTGAGCTTTTCGTGACTCACCAGTGCCGGCTGGAGATGCCGTACAGAGACAAATAAAGAACTGTGTCACCTCAAAAATTCACAACAATTATCCTGGAGAAGGAAAGGTACTGGTGATGGTCCGTTTCCATTGTGGCACATACAGGAAAGCAACGAGAATCTAACAACCTCGGAAGTGGAGGCAAATAATACTCGGTCCATACCTCAGACAGTCTGAATGTTGCGTAGCTCGTTTTTCGGCATGGAGTGAGACACAAACCGAGCGTATATTTGCCCATGTGAAGATGTAAGTCATACATAGCTCCAGAAAACGTTTCGCACAAGATGGTGGTTGGAATAGGGGCTATAGCACTGTCGCGCTTATAAAGCCAGGAAAAGAACGATGGCTGCTAATTCCTCGGATGCATCTCTGCTGGCTAAAAGCTGTGATACTATTCAAATCTCGGAACGGACGCCGCAAAAATTTTCCGGTCGGATTGTAGAGCTGCCAAAGTTAATCCTCCTAAACCCTAGGGAGCACCCGGGTGTCCATTTCCATAGAGATATCAGTGATTGGACGCTCCTCGGATAGAAAGCTATGAGCGTATTGGGGCCTCCACGGAAAGGCTCGCATTATTGATCATCAAAATCATGCATAGAGGGTCTCGCAAGCCTAGGCCAGCAAGAGAACCCTTTTCCAGTGAGAGGCACACTAGAAAAATTAGATCCAAGACTCAAGAGTTCTTGCTATACAGAGATAATCCGGAGCAAACCAGTGTGGGGTATGAAACATGCGGGGTCTATCGGTCAAAGCCTATCATGAAAACGAGCGCTACTCCATCGCAGGTAGATCACCAAGCGGAGGGGCTCAAACAGAGACTCGCCTGCCTTCTTGGACAGAATCCCAAGTATCAATTCGTCATCTGTGTCATGGATATCCGGGACAATCAATGACCAGAGAACAGATGTCATCAAACCAACTGGTTTTCAGATTTGGATGTAAATCAGCATGGATGCGACTCCTCTACGCTGATGACACGCAGACCGCATTGATGAAGCACCGCCTCATTGCACCGTCGAGGTCGCGACGGTAACTGCGCAACCCACCCATAGGGTAAGTTTGAGGAGGGGGTAGCATGCAGCCGCCGTACAAATGATACAGATCCTTGGTTTCGAATAGGGGTGCCATACGTGGCACTAACGATATCAAAATTTGCGTCACAGCTGGGAATACCAGGCGTTAAAGCGTGTGCGCGAACAAGGAGGGTCAACTTTGCAAGCAACCCCGGGAAAAGTAAATATTCAGGATTGAGCTGCCGGTCAAATTCAAGGCCCAGAAAGTGTCAGGGAATACCATTCATTTCCGATCAAGATTGTGTTATGAGGCAGTGCCCAATAAGAAAAGGGAGTTCTCCTAA includes:
- the COX4 gene encoding Cytochrome c oxidase subunit 4 (EggNog:ENOG410PR50~COG:C~BUSCO:14168at33183), yielding MFVQRAAFALARRAPVRAFARRTFSSSVVRSSKWDPKPGEPQGKILPYDEIKTEADLIGPGAEPGTIGTDLEQSTGLERLELLGKMEGVDIFNMKPLDASRLGTLDNPILVKSGGPEQYVGCTGYPADSHNVIWLTVSRDRPLERCSECGNCIKMDYIGPKEDDHHHAEVYEPKTMADYVKPEYWYR